A section of the Humulus lupulus chromosome 2, drHumLupu1.1, whole genome shotgun sequence genome encodes:
- the LOC133818375 gene encoding vacuolar protein-sorting-associated protein 11 homolog, which translates to MYQWRKFEFFEEKLAGKCAIPDDVQGKIQCCSSGRGKVVIGSEDGAVSLLDRGLNFNYAFQAHSSSVLFLQQLKQRNFLVTIGEDEQVSPQQSAICLKVFDLDRMQPEGSSSITPDCIGILRIFTNQFPEAKITSFLVLEEAPPILLIAIGLDNGGIYCIKGDIARERITRFKLQVDGSSDKSQSSITGLGFKVDGQTLQLFAVTPTSVTLFSLQSQPPKRQTLDQIGSIVNVAMSDRSELIVGRPEAVYFYEVDGRGPCWAFEGEKKFLGWFRGYLLCVIADQRNGKNTFNIYDLKNRLIAHSLVVKEVSHMLCEWGNIILIMSDKSALCIGEKDMESKLDMLFKKNLYTVAINLVQSQQADAAATAEVLRKYGDHLYSKQDYDEAMAQYILTIGHLEPSYVIQKFLDAQRIYNLTNYLEKLHEKGLASKDHTTLLLNCYTKLKDVEKLNVFIKSEDGVGEHKFDVETAIRVCRAANYHEHAMYVAKKAGRHELYLKILLEDLGRYDEALQYISSLEPSQAGVTIKEYGKILIEHKPVETIEILMRLCTEDGESTKREGSNVAYLSMLPSPVDFLNIFIHHPESLMDFLEKYTDKVKDSPAQVEIHNTLLELYLSNDLNFPSILQAENDVDLSLMVKSGTRVLSRAESNGKAVDASKNLTKENDLLERQKKGLQLLKNAWPSELEHPLYDINLAIILCLMNSFKEGLLYIYEKMKLYKEVIACYMQTHDHEGLIACCKRLGDSGKGGDPSLWADLLKYFGELGEDCSKEVKEVLTYIERDDILPPITVLQTLSRNPCLTISVIKDYIARKLEQESKLIEEDRRAIDKYQEDTTTMRKEIQDLRTNARIFQLSKCTACTFTLDLPAVHFMCMHSFHQRCLGDNEKECPECAPEYRSVLEMKRNLEQNSKDQELFFQQVKSSKNGFSVIAEYFGKGIISKTSIATTGTSQTVNTSSASSFQSFP; encoded by the exons ATGTATCAATGGAGGAAGTTCGAGTTTTTCGAGGAGAAATTGGCGGGCAAGTGCGCGATTCCCGATGACGTCCAAGGCAAGATCCAGTGCTGCTCCAGTGGAAGAGGGAAGGTCGTGATCGGCTCCGAAGACGGCGCCGTAAGCCTTCTCGACAGAGGTCTCAACTTCAATTATGCTTTCCAAGCTCACTCTTCCTCTGTTCTTTTCCTTCAGCAGCTCaag CAACGGAACTTTTTGGTAACCATTGGAGAAGACGAACAAGTTTCTCCACAGCAATCCGCTATTTGCCTTAAGGTTTTTGACCTTGATAGGATGCAACCCGAAGGGTCAAGCTCAATTACTCCTGATTGCATTGGAATCTTACGCATATTCACCAATCAGTTTCCTGAGGCCAAG ATTACATCATTTTTAGTCCTTGAAGAAGCCCCGCCAATATTGCTGATAGCTATTGGCCTAGATAACGGTGGCATTTATTGCATCAAAGGGGACATTGCACGGGAACGTATCACCCGTTTCAAGCTTCAGGTGGATGGTTCTTCTGACAAGAGCCAATCCTCAATTACTGGTCTGGGGTTTAAGGTGGATGGTCAAACCCTTCAGTTATTTGCTGTGACTCCAACCTCAGTGACTTTGTTTAGCTTACAAAGTCAACCCCCGAAACGGCAGACCCTTGATCAGATTGGATCCATTGTTAATGTTGCAATGAGTGATCGTTCG GAATTGATAGTTGGGAGACCAGAGGCCGTGTACTTTTATGAAGTTGATGGCCGTGGTCCTTGTTGGGCTTTTGAAGGAGAGAAGAAATTCCTGGGGTGGTTTCGTGGATACCTTTTGTGTGTTATTGCAGATCAAAGAAATGGAAAAAACACATTCAACATATATGACCTGAAGAATCGATTAATTGCACATAGCCTTGTGGTTAAAGAAGTTTCTCACATGCTTTGTGAATGGGGCAACATAATTCTAATTATGTCTGATAAGTCAGCTCTATGCATTGGTGAAAAGGACATGGAAAGCAAGTTAGATATGCTCTTTAAAAAAAACCTTTATACTGTAGCTATCAACCTTGTACAAAGTCAGCAAGCTGATGCTGCTGCAACTGCAGAAGTTCTAAGGAAATATGGGGATCATCTATATAGCAAACAAGATTATGATGAGGCCATGGCTCAGTATATTCTTACTATCGGGCACCTTGAGCCTTCTTATGTGATACAGAAGTTCTTAGATGCACAAAGAATATACAACCTTACAAATTACCTGGAAAAATTACACGAAAAGGGGCTTGCTTCGAAGGATCACACAACTCTTCTACTGAACTGTTATACCAAATTGAAAGATGTTGAAAAGTTAAATGTATTTATAAAAAGTGAGGATGGTGTTGGAGAACATAAGTTTGATGTAGAGACTGCCATTAGGGTTTGTCGTGCTGCTAATTATCATGAGCATGCAATGTATGTTGCTAAGAAGGCAGGGAGGCATGAATTGTACTTGAAAATCTTGCTTGAAGATCTTGGTAGATATGATGAAGCCTTGCAGTATATTTCAAGCCTTGAACCAAGTCAAGCAGGGGTAACAATTAAAGAGTATGGTAAGATTCTCATAGAGCACAAGCCTGTTGAGACAATTGAGATACTCATGAGGCTCTGCACTGAAGACGGAGAATCAACCAAGAGAGAGGGCTCAAATGTTGCATACTTATCTATGCTGCCATCTCCTGTTGATTTTCTGAACATCTTCATCCATCATCCAGAGTCTTTAATGGATTTTCTTGAAAAGTATACTGACAAGGTGAAAGACTCACCTGCTCAAGTAGAAATTCACAACACACTCTTGGAGTTGTACTTGTCCAATGATTTGAACTTCCCATCAATTTTGCAAGCTGAGAATGATGTTGACTTAAGTCTTATGGTAAAATCAGGAACGCGTGTGTTGTCAAGAGCTGAGTCTAATGGGAAAGCAGTTGATGCTAGCAAAAACTTAACTAAGGAAAATGACCTTTTGGAAAGGCAGAAAAAGGGGCTGCAATTGCTAAAGAATGCATGGCCATCGGAGCTAGAACATCCTCTATATGATATTAATCTTGCAATAATTCTCTGTTTAATGAATTCCTTTAAAGAGGGGCTTCTGTATATATATGAAAAGATGAAATTATATAAGGAGGTGATTGCTTGCTACATGCAAACTCATGACCATGAGGGACTGATTGCATGCTGCAAAAGATTGGGGGATTCAGGCAAGGGAGGGGACCCATCTCTTTGGGCAGACCTGCTGAAATATTTTGGCGAACTTGGGGAAGATTGCTCTAAGGAAGTGAAGGAAGTCCTAACCTATATAGAAAGGGATGACATCTTACCTCCCATTACTGTTCTTCAAACTTTGTCCAGAAATCCATGTCTGACGATCTCTGTCATTAAGGATTACATTGCTCGAAAACTTGAACAAGAGTCAAAGCTTATTGAAGAGGACCGACGAGCTATTGATAAGTATCAG GAAGATACAACGACCATGAGGAAAGAAATCCAGGATCTTAGGACAAATGCCAGAATCTTTCAGCTCAGTAAGTGCACTGCGTGCACTTTCACCCTTGACCTCCCTGCTGTACACTTTATGTGTATGCACTCATTCCATCAGCGTTGCCTTGGAGATAATGAAAAAGAATGTCCTGAATGTGCCCCTGAGTACAGGTCTGTTCTAGAAATGAAGAGAAACTTAGAACAGAACTCCAAAGACCAAGAACTATTCTTCCAACAGGTAAAGAGTTCTAAAAATGGATTTTCTGTAATTGCTGAGTACTTTGGCAAGGGGATCATTAGCAAGACCAGTATTGCAACCACAGGTACATCGCAAACAGTTAATACTTCTTCCGCTAGCAGCTTCCAAAGTTTCCCATAA